The stretch of DNA GGAAGGCTTGCCGTTGTATTTCGGACGCATGGACGGCGCCCTGCCGGCGGCCACGGATATCGCCGTTTCTAAAGCCTATACCGCAGCCGTTTTACGGATGCCCACCCATGAGGTGGGGAAGCTCGCTCAACCGGGATCCATGCTGTACGGGATTCAGAACACGCACGGAGGACGCATCGTCCTCTTCGGTGGTGGATTCCCGCTCAAGCTCGGCGGAAAGGTGGCGGGCGGCGTCGGAATCAGCGGAGGAACGGTGGACGAAGACATGCGGGTTGCCCTGCCCGTCGTGGAACTCCTGGCACAAATGGAGTCCTGTTCCTTCGCCATTAAGGAGATTCTCCCCCAGGATTTAAAGGTGGAAGACTGTATCGGACGGCTCGAAACGATTCTCCCGCAGGCGCTTTCACAAGCGTATGGAAACGTGCCGGCCGGGCTTTCAGTGCTGTTGACGGGCGCCATATACCTGGCGGCGGCAAAGACAACGTAGCTCTTTTA from Deltaproteobacteria bacterium encodes:
- a CDS encoding heme-binding protein, with the protein product MLGLAAEKEAVALGVPMAVSLADGEGLPLYFGRMDGALPAATDIAVSKAYTAAVLRMPTHEVGKLAQPGSMLYGIQNTHGGRIVLFGGGFPLKLGGKVAGGVGISGGTVDEDMRVALPVVELLAQMESCSFAIKEILPQDLKVEDCIGRLETILPQALSQAYGNVPAGLSVLLTGAIYLAAAKTT